The following are encoded in a window of Fusobacterium perfoetens genomic DNA:
- a CDS encoding glycogen/starch/alpha-glucan phosphorylase: MQITKEQIKQDYLKRLTFTFAEGVSEASIDHKYLALGKLIKDYVTEGWAETNRAYTEGKVKQTYYFSMEFLIGKLLDTYLINLGIKDLCSEALAELGIDLDELAAMEPDAGLGNGGLGRLAACFMDSMASLSLPAHGCGIRFKHGLFKQKIVNGYQVEKLDDWLKTDFVWEVKKANRGININFGGNVYMRKVGNKLQPVYENCEVIRAVPYDVPIVGFHTKNVNTLRLWSAEIDESDINLSSLQRGDYLRYLEHKYSVEEISQVLYPDDSSESGRRLRLKQEYFFVSAGIQTIVNRFKKTGEPITELHNYIAIHINDTHPAVAVAELMRILLDQEGLEWDEAWRITVKTLAYTNHTIMAEALEKWPKDMFAKLLPRIYMIVEEINRRFCLEVSKKYYGDWNKINNMAIIQNGNIRMANLAIIGSHSINGVAWLHTEILKHRELKDFYEMYPERFNNKTNGITHRRWLIKANTDLADLLVDTIGDEWVENPLQIKKLMNFIDDKKVLERLGNIKYKRKAEVAAFVKKAYGIEISPDSIYDIQVKRLHAYKRQLLNIFHIMNLYNELKANPSKDIVPRTFFFGAKAAPAYYLAKQIIKLINCVADKVNNDPEINGKIKVVFLQNYGVTLAEKVIPSGDISEQISTASKEASGTGNMKFMMNGAITMATLDGANVEIDQAVGRDNIVVFGLTSEEVMDYYAHGGYNAYETFNNDPRLQLIISQLKNGFFGVGADEFNLILRNLFDTNDEFFVFKDFDSYVKAQEKVDELYKDKERWLKMSLTNIANSGIFSSDNTIKKYADEIWNIKPHKISE; encoded by the coding sequence TTGCAAATAACAAAAGAACAAATTAAACAAGATTATTTAAAAAGACTGACATTTACTTTTGCAGAGGGAGTAAGTGAAGCATCTATTGACCATAAATACTTAGCTCTTGGTAAGCTAATCAAAGATTATGTGACAGAAGGATGGGCTGAAACTAACAGAGCTTATACTGAGGGAAAAGTAAAGCAAACTTATTATTTTTCAATGGAATTCTTAATAGGTAAACTTTTAGATACATATTTAATTAATTTAGGAATTAAAGATTTATGTTCAGAAGCTCTTGCTGAATTAGGAATAGATTTAGATGAGTTAGCTGCTATGGAACCTGATGCAGGACTTGGAAACGGAGGTCTTGGAAGACTTGCTGCATGCTTTATGGACTCTATGGCATCTCTTTCTTTACCAGCACATGGATGTGGAATTCGTTTTAAACACGGTCTTTTCAAACAAAAAATTGTTAATGGTTATCAAGTAGAAAAACTAGATGACTGGTTAAAAACAGACTTTGTATGGGAAGTTAAAAAAGCAAACAGAGGTATTAATATAAATTTTGGTGGAAATGTTTATATGAGAAAGGTGGGAAACAAGCTTCAGCCTGTTTATGAAAACTGTGAAGTTATAAGAGCTGTCCCTTATGATGTTCCTATTGTAGGATTCCACACTAAAAATGTTAACACTTTAAGACTTTGGAGTGCAGAAATTGATGAAAGTGATATTAACTTATCATCACTTCAAAGAGGAGATTATTTAAGATATCTAGAACATAAATATTCTGTTGAAGAGATTTCTCAAGTTTTATATCCTGATGATTCTAGCGAATCAGGAAGAAGATTAAGGCTTAAACAGGAATACTTTTTTGTAAGTGCTGGAATTCAAACTATAGTAAACAGATTTAAGAAAACAGGAGAGCCTATAACTGAATTACATAATTATATAGCTATTCATATAAATGATACTCACCCTGCTGTTGCCGTTGCTGAACTTATGAGAATTCTTCTTGATCAAGAAGGACTTGAATGGGATGAAGCATGGAGAATTACAGTGAAAACACTTGCTTATACTAACCATACAATAATGGCAGAGGCTCTTGAAAAATGGCCTAAAGATATGTTTGCAAAACTTCTTCCTAGAATATATATGATTGTTGAGGAAATAAACAGAAGATTCTGTCTTGAAGTTTCTAAAAAATATTATGGAGACTGGAACAAGATAAATAATATGGCCATTATTCAAAATGGAAATATAAGAATGGCCAATCTTGCTATTATAGGATCACATTCTATAAATGGAGTTGCATGGTTACATACTGAAATTTTAAAACATAGAGAATTGAAAGATTTCTATGAAATGTATCCTGAAAGATTTAATAATAAAACTAATGGTATAACACATAGAAGATGGCTTATAAAAGCAAATACAGATCTTGCAGATCTTCTAGTTGATACAATTGGAGATGAATGGGTAGAAAATCCTCTTCAAATAAAAAAATTAATGAATTTTATAGATGATAAAAAAGTTCTTGAAAGATTAGGAAATATTAAATACAAAAGAAAAGCAGAAGTTGCTGCTTTTGTTAAAAAAGCTTATGGTATAGAAATAAGTCCAGATTCTATTTATGATATTCAAGTAAAAAGACTTCATGCTTATAAGCGTCAGCTTCTTAATATATTCCATATAATGAATTTATATAATGAACTGAAAGCTAATCCATCAAAAGATATTGTTCCAAGAACATTCTTCTTTGGAGCAAAAGCTGCACCTGCTTATTATTTAGCTAAACAAATTATAAAACTTATAAACTGTGTAGCTGACAAAGTTAATAATGATCCTGAAATTAATGGAAAAATAAAAGTTGTTTTCCTTCAAAACTATGGAGTAACTCTTGCTGAAAAAGTAATTCCTTCAGGAGATATTAGTGAACAAATTTCAACTGCTTCAAAAGAAGCATCAGGAACAGGAAATATGAAGTTTATGATGAATGGTGCAATTACTATGGCTACTCTTGATGGAGCAAATGTAGAAATTGATCAAGCTGTTGGAAGAGACAATATTGTTGTATTTGGATTAACTTCAGAAGAAGTTATGGATTATTATGCTCATGGAGGATATAATGCTTATGAAACATTTAATAATGATCCAAGATTACAGCTTATTATCAGTCAATTAAAGAATGGTTTCTTTGGAGTAGGAGCAGATGAATTTAATCTTATACTTAGAAACTTATTTGATACTAATGATGAATTCTTTGTATTCAAAGACTTTGACTCTTATGTAAAAGCTCAGGAAAAAGTTGATGAATTATATAAAGACAAAGAAAGATGGCTGAAAATGAGCTTAACAAATATAGCAAATTCAGGTATATTCTCATCTGATAATACTATTAAGAAATATGCAGATGAAATCTGGAATATAAAACCTCATAAAATAAGTGAATAG
- a CDS encoding glycoside hydrolase family 13 protein: MEYLALNWKDEYVIFNSQDTEYKAPYGAVPCGEKITFKIKINEKAMPENVRLHVLEDNKANPNCPNRVEYSMEQLPVKNKLEKEGEEVYLEYICTIDSPSVPNLLFYYFELKLTGGVIKYYGNNYDEMSGRGNVYDSFPKSYQITTYYPESTTPDWFKKSIIYQIFPDRFFNGNPDGKINCHKKNSFIYGDWSDTPLYIKGKNGEILRWDFFGGNLLGVTKKLDYLKEMGINLIYLNPIFKARSNHRYDTGDYKEIDPMIGTEDDFKQLIKEAEKRGINIILDGVFNHTGMDSRYFNACGTYNSVGAYNSVGSPYYDWYTFYKHPNDYECWWGVKDLPCVNELSPSFMDYIINDEDSVVNKWMKMGIKGWRLDVADELPGLFLKALRKKCHETDKDSILLGEVWEDATNKISYNVRREYMCGEELDSVTNYPFRNYFIDFFSNKFDSFKLAGFFEKMKENYPKENFYSLVNILGTHDVVRILTMTEGVAGTMQDIVYKKELYREKILQKGGLLRNLEIKIFKLIILMQMTFPGVPIIYYGDEAGVRGGADPDNRRTFPWGNEDKNIQDWYKSLTSLRNRNDFFTTGYFKQIPINEDVYGILRYSLNEKDSFNKNLKKSNSHFAFVFINRNPLLSFNVKLSIKDYPYIFKNISSDSLKSFFDKENIKITEEEINFTIEPLSSKIFSDENL, from the coding sequence ATGGAATATCTTGCTTTAAACTGGAAAGATGAATATGTAATATTTAACTCACAGGATACAGAGTACAAAGCTCCTTATGGAGCTGTACCCTGTGGGGAAAAAATAACTTTTAAAATAAAAATCAATGAAAAGGCTATGCCTGAAAATGTAAGACTTCATGTGCTTGAAGATAACAAAGCTAATCCAAATTGCCCCAATAGAGTAGAATATTCTATGGAACAGCTTCCTGTTAAAAATAAACTAGAGAAAGAAGGAGAAGAAGTATATTTGGAATATATATGCACTATTGATTCTCCAAGTGTTCCAAATCTTTTATTCTATTATTTTGAATTAAAACTTACAGGAGGAGTAATTAAGTATTACGGTAATAATTATGATGAAATGAGTGGAAGAGGAAATGTTTATGATTCTTTTCCTAAATCATATCAAATAACAACATATTATCCTGAAAGTACAACTCCAGATTGGTTTAAAAAATCTATTATTTATCAAATTTTTCCAGACAGATTTTTTAATGGAAATCCAGATGGGAAAATAAATTGCCATAAAAAAAATAGTTTTATTTATGGTGATTGGAGTGACACTCCTTTATATATAAAAGGTAAAAATGGAGAGATTCTTCGTTGGGATTTTTTTGGAGGAAATCTTCTTGGTGTAACAAAAAAACTTGATTATTTAAAAGAAATGGGGATAAATCTTATTTATCTTAATCCTATATTCAAAGCTAGAAGTAATCATAGATATGATACAGGGGATTATAAAGAAATTGATCCTATGATTGGTACAGAAGATGATTTTAAACAGCTTATAAAAGAGGCTGAAAAAAGAGGAATTAATATAATACTTGATGGAGTTTTTAATCATACTGGAATGGACAGCAGATATTTTAATGCCTGTGGAACTTATAATTCAGTGGGAGCTTACAATTCAGTAGGATCTCCATATTACGATTGGTATACTTTCTATAAACACCCAAATGATTATGAGTGTTGGTGGGGAGTTAAAGATCTTCCATGTGTAAATGAATTATCTCCATCTTTTATGGATTATATAATAAATGATGAAGATAGTGTTGTAAATAAATGGATGAAGATGGGAATTAAAGGATGGCGTCTTGATGTGGCTGATGAACTTCCAGGACTTTTCTTAAAAGCTTTAAGAAAAAAATGTCATGAAACAGATAAAGATTCAATTCTTCTTGGAGAAGTATGGGAAGATGCTACAAATAAAATAAGTTATAATGTAAGAAGGGAATATATGTGTGGAGAAGAACTTGATTCTGTCACAAATTATCCTTTCAGAAATTATTTTATTGACTTTTTCTCAAATAAATTTGACAGTTTTAAATTGGCAGGCTTTTTTGAAAAAATGAAAGAAAATTATCCCAAAGAAAATTTTTATTCTCTTGTAAATATATTAGGTACACATGATGTTGTAAGAATACTTACTATGACTGAAGGTGTAGCTGGAACTATGCAAGATATAGTTTATAAAAAAGAACTTTACAGGGAAAAGATTCTTCAAAAGGGAGGGCTTTTAAGAAACCTTGAGATTAAAATTTTCAAGCTTATAATTCTTATGCAAATGACTTTCCCAGGAGTTCCTATCATATACTATGGAGATGAAGCTGGAGTAAGGGGAGGAGCTGATCCTGATAACAGGCGTACATTCCCTTGGGGAAATGAAGATAAGAATATTCAAGATTGGTATAAGTCACTTACATCTTTAAGAAATAGAAATGATTTTTTTACAACAGGATATTTTAAACAAATACCGATAAATGAAGATGTTTATGGAATTCTTCGTTATTCTTTAAATGAAAAAGATTCTTTTAATAAAAATTTGAAAAAAAGCAACAGTCATTTTGCTTTTGTATTTATTAACAGAAATCCGCTTCTTTCGTTTAATGTAAAATTGAGTATAAAAGATTATCCTTATATATTTAAAAACATTTCTTCAGATTCTTTAAAATCATTTTTTGATAAGGAAAATATAAAAATAACAGAAGAAGAAATAAACTTTACAATAGAACCTTTAAGTTCAAAGATTTTTTCAGATGAAAATTTATAA
- a CDS encoding GNAT family N-acetyltransferase, with protein sequence MFIRKFKKEDAEIISKLIERNLMEVNIKDYPREHMIEFASYYNPETVKKTAQEGHMYVACENEKIIGCGAIKPFNSENESIIVAFFILPEYHGKGVGKSLIKELEKDEIFLRAERIQVDASLSSHIFYKKMGYEYSGGIAKSCNGENYKMEKFK encoded by the coding sequence ATGTTTATCAGAAAATTTAAAAAAGAAGATGCTGAAATTATTTCAAAACTTATAGAGCGAAATCTTATGGAAGTAAATATAAAAGACTATCCAAGAGAACATATGATTGAATTTGCTTCATATTATAACCCTGAAACAGTTAAAAAAACTGCTCAGGAAGGACATATGTATGTGGCATGTGAAAATGAAAAAATTATAGGCTGTGGAGCTATTAAACCTTTTAACAGTGAAAACGAAAGTATTATTGTCGCTTTTTTTATTCTTCCTGAATATCATGGAAAAGGAGTAGGAAAAAGTTTAATCAAAGAGCTTGAAAAAGATGAAATATTTTTAAGAGCAGAAAGAATTCAAGTTGATGCTTCTCTTTCTTCACATATTTTTTATAAGAAGATGGGATATGAGTATTCTGGTGGAATTGCAAAATCATGTAATGGTGAAAACTACAAAATGGAAAAATTTAAATAA
- a CDS encoding M20 metallopeptidase family protein: MEIQNIFLKDSEKYLPWVINIRHELHKYPELDFNLPETIKIITTSLKELNIPFKTGIGKSGIIAELKGKNKNITIALRADMDALPIIEKNKCPYTSKFHGNMHACGHDAHMAVLLGVAKILSENKEYLPCNVKFLFQPAEETTGGALPMINDNCLKDVSAIFGLHMDPSLETGKIGIKYGAMNASSTRIKFKITGKSCHGAYPSKGVDAIVTAAQVISSIQSIISRNIDSRDSAVITFGQISGGETENIIAQEVTCIGTMRTISNHTKEVLKKRLEDMVKMISNAYGAKGEILFKDSYNALINHDEYVNIIKENSENLLGKENTIIKALTDMGVEDFAYYLEKVPGAFFHLGTKNKEKGITAPLHSENFSIDEDSLLIGIKIQILNILSTYKKLK, from the coding sequence ATGGAAATTCAAAATATATTTTTAAAAGACAGTGAAAAATATTTACCTTGGGTTATTAATATAAGACATGAGCTTCACAAATATCCTGAACTTGATTTTAATCTTCCTGAAACAATAAAAATAATCACAACTTCACTTAAAGAATTAAATATTCCATTTAAAACAGGAATAGGGAAAAGTGGAATTATTGCTGAATTAAAAGGAAAAAATAAAAATATAACAATTGCACTAAGAGCAGATATGGATGCTCTTCCAATTATAGAAAAAAATAAATGTCCTTATACTTCCAAATTTCATGGAAATATGCATGCCTGTGGTCATGATGCTCATATGGCTGTTCTTCTTGGAGTAGCTAAAATTTTATCTGAAAATAAAGAATACCTTCCATGTAATGTAAAATTCTTATTTCAGCCAGCAGAAGAAACAACTGGAGGAGCTCTTCCTATGATAAATGATAATTGTCTTAAAGATGTAAGTGCTATTTTTGGACTTCATATGGATCCATCTTTAGAAACAGGAAAAATAGGAATAAAATATGGGGCAATGAATGCTTCTTCAACTAGAATAAAATTTAAAATAACTGGAAAAAGCTGTCATGGAGCATATCCAAGCAAAGGAGTAGATGCTATTGTAACTGCTGCACAAGTTATAAGCAGTATACAATCAATTATAAGTAGAAATATAGATTCTAGGGATTCTGCTGTAATAACTTTTGGACAAATATCTGGAGGAGAAACTGAAAATATAATTGCTCAAGAAGTTACATGTATAGGAACTATGAGAACCATATCAAATCATACAAAAGAAGTTTTAAAAAAACGACTTGAAGATATGGTTAAAATGATAAGCAATGCTTATGGTGCAAAAGGTGAAATTCTTTTTAAAGACAGCTATAATGCTCTTATAAACCATGATGAATATGTTAATATCATAAAAGAAAACAGTGAAAACCTTTTAGGTAAAGAAAATACTATTATAAAAGCATTAACTGATATGGGAGTTGAAGACTTTGCATATTATTTAGAAAAAGTTCCAGGTGCTTTTTTTCATCTTGGAACAAAAAATAAAGAAAAAGGAATCACAGCCCCTCTTCATAGTGAAAACTTTAGTATAGATGAGGATTCTCTTTTAATTGGAATAAAAATTCAAATACTTAACATTCTTTCAACATATAAAAAATTAAAATAA